The following proteins are co-located in the Clostridiales bacterium genome:
- a CDS encoding molybdopterin-dependent oxidoreductase, producing MKQLKKMTLNINGADRMFICDPEKDTLASVLRRLGLTGTKVGCGTGVCGACSTILDGKVIRSCTKKIKTVKEYSSVITIEGLGNPMNPHPIQAAMVHLGAVQCGFCMPGFIVSAYGLLTSNPSPTREDVRDWFQQHRNVCRCTGYKQIVDAVMEAAAIMRGEKTIADIAYDYKKDVGNYYGKPLARPNALAKACGVCDYGDDIELKMPAETLHAVLVMPRVANHARILNIDYSEAEKMPGVVKVITSKDVDGANHLMMFQFSPRTTAMEQVHKLLADEKIINWGTVVAMVVADTKDHAKEAADKVKVEIEQLPEYMNYLDAVMPDAMRIHDSMDNTFTWQPLFKGDTDRIPDMIEEAPHVVEGSFYSSREPHMSIEGDTVQAYYDEDGLLTVQCKAMTTYFDRDDIAQAVGLPVEQIRVVENPTGGSFGWAMNATSYSLAAIACKVTQQPIALSMDYSQFMALSGKRSPAYMNARLACDADGKIIAGEFDAGMDHGYDPALGDDKVIKIARFMFFPYNVPHVLGLGRVAVTNHAFGVPYRGYGAPQAYTCGEALIDMMAEEIGMDPFEFRYKNIAREGETNINSSEFLQYPMEEMMDKMKPLYDKAVAEAKAADTPEVRRGVGLAWGGYNVGLGSDDFANAAIELTSDGKFIKYDTWQDQGQGGDQGSLMCTLEALKPYFPDVLPTDIKLIQADTKYCPNTGESAGSRSHFANGKASILAAQNLANAMRKEDGTYRTYDEMIQEGIPTKYEGNWVAEAEWDNFRLLDPNTGVGSPTYAYTYALFMSEVEVEVATGKTTVIGMTCVDWVGRVGNIQAVNGQAYGGISHAIGFALKENYEDVKKHNNIYSAGVPYIKDIPDKIDVLHMDGFDERGPFGSSGASEAFQSSDHVAVINAINNACGVRIYELPASPDKVKAGLDIIAAGGKVQPPKKYFLGSDFYEELEKIKANPV from the coding sequence ATGAAACAGTTGAAAAAAATGACCCTGAACATTAATGGTGCTGATCGTATGTTCATCTGTGATCCCGAAAAGGACACACTGGCAAGCGTATTGCGCCGTCTTGGTCTGACGGGTACAAAAGTCGGCTGCGGCACAGGTGTATGCGGCGCCTGTTCCACCATTCTCGACGGAAAAGTAATCCGTTCCTGTACCAAGAAAATTAAAACAGTTAAAGAATACAGCTCAGTGATTACCATTGAAGGCCTTGGAAATCCAATGAATCCTCACCCGATTCAGGCTGCCATGGTCCATCTGGGCGCTGTACAGTGCGGTTTTTGTATGCCTGGGTTCATCGTCTCTGCTTATGGACTGCTGACCAGCAATCCAAGTCCAACCAGAGAAGATGTCCGCGACTGGTTCCAGCAGCACAGAAATGTCTGCAGATGTACAGGCTATAAACAGATCGTAGACGCAGTTATGGAAGCTGCCGCTATTATGCGCGGAGAGAAGACCATTGCTGATATCGCCTATGATTATAAAAAGGACGTGGGGAATTATTACGGAAAACCCCTGGCCAGACCCAACGCTTTGGCAAAAGCCTGCGGTGTTTGTGACTACGGCGACGATATCGAACTAAAAATGCCGGCGGAAACTCTGCATGCTGTTCTTGTTATGCCAAGAGTTGCAAACCATGCAAGAATTCTGAACATCGATTACAGTGAGGCTGAAAAAATGCCCGGCGTTGTTAAGGTGATTACCTCCAAGGATGTGGATGGTGCCAACCACCTGATGATGTTCCAGTTCTCCCCGAGAACCACTGCGATGGAGCAGGTACATAAACTTCTGGCAGATGAGAAGATCATTAACTGGGGAACGGTTGTTGCTATGGTAGTTGCAGATACGAAAGATCATGCAAAGGAAGCGGCGGATAAGGTTAAGGTTGAAATCGAGCAGCTTCCTGAATATATGAACTATCTGGATGCGGTTATGCCTGATGCCATGAGGATTCATGACAGTATGGACAACACCTTTACCTGGCAGCCGCTGTTCAAGGGCGATACGGACAGAATCCCTGATATGATCGAAGAAGCTCCGCACGTAGTGGAAGGAAGCTTCTATTCATCAAGAGAGCCCCACATGTCCATTGAAGGCGACACCGTTCAGGCATATTATGACGAAGACGGGCTCCTCACAGTACAGTGCAAAGCGATGACCACTTACTTTGACAGAGATGATATTGCGCAGGCGGTTGGTCTCCCTGTGGAACAGATTCGTGTCGTTGAGAACCCCACCGGTGGCTCCTTCGGCTGGGCAATGAACGCGACCTCTTACTCACTTGCTGCAATTGCCTGCAAGGTGACGCAGCAGCCCATCGCACTTTCCATGGATTATTCCCAGTTCATGGCACTCAGCGGCAAGCGTTCCCCTGCTTATATGAATGCACGTCTGGCGTGTGATGCTGACGGAAAAATCATTGCAGGTGAGTTTGATGCTGGTATGGACCACGGATATGACCCGGCTCTTGGCGACGATAAAGTCATTAAGATTGCCCGGTTCATGTTCTTCCCATACAATGTGCCCCATGTTCTTGGACTGGGAAGAGTTGCGGTAACCAACCATGCCTTCGGCGTTCCCTATCGAGGCTACGGTGCTCCACAGGCATATACCTGCGGTGAAGCCCTCATCGATATGATGGCCGAAGAAATCGGAATGGACCCCTTCGAATTCCGATACAAGAATATTGCCAGAGAAGGCGAAACCAATATTAACAGCTCAGAGTTCCTCCAGTATCCTATGGAGGAAATGATGGATAAAATGAAGCCTCTCTATGACAAGGCTGTTGCAGAAGCAAAAGCTGCGGATACACCGGAAGTACGCCGCGGAGTAGGCCTTGCATGGGGCGGGTACAACGTAGGACTTGGATCAGACGACTTTGCCAATGCAGCCATTGAGCTAACAAGTGACGGAAAGTTCATCAAATATGATACCTGGCAGGATCAGGGACAGGGCGGAGATCAGGGTTCCCTGATGTGTACTCTGGAGGCTCTGAAGCCTTATTTCCCGGACGTTCTGCCTACAGACATCAAGTTGATTCAGGCCGACACCAAATATTGCCCCAATACAGGGGAATCTGCCGGTTCCAGATCCCATTTCGCCAATGGAAAGGCCAGCATCCTTGCTGCTCAAAATCTTGCTAACGCAATGCGTAAGGAAGACGGTACTTACCGTACCTATGACGAAATGATCCAGGAAGGCATCCCGACCAAATATGAAGGAAACTGGGTTGCAGAGGCAGAATGGGATAATTTCAGACTGCTTGATCCGAATACCGGAGTGGGAAGCCCCACCTACGCTTATACCTATGCACTGTTTATGTCAGAGGTAGAGGTAGAGGTTGCAACAGGCAAAACCACTGTAATCGGAATGACCTGCGTGGACTGGGTAGGAAGAGTCGGAAACATTCAGGCTGTAAACGGCCAGGCGTACGGCGGAATCTCTCATGCGATCGGGTTTGCCCTGAAGGAAAATTATGAGGACGTCAAGAAGCACAACAACATCTATTCTGCCGGCGTTCCATATATCAAGGACATTCCTGATAAGATCGACGTGCTCCACATGGACGGATTTGATGAAAGAGGACCCTTTGGCTCTTCCGGAGCTTCTGAGGCATTCCAGTCGTCTGACCATGTTGCAGTAATCAATGCCATCAATAATGCCTGCGGTGTAAGAATTTACGAGCTGCCTGCTTCTCCTGATAAGGTTAAGGCAGGACTTGACATCATCGCAGCCGGAGGAAAAGTGCAGCCGCCGAAAAAGTATTTCCTTGGCTCTGACTTCTATGAGGAGCTGGAAAAGATCAAGGCAAATCCAGTATAA
- the fabF gene encoding beta-ketoacyl-ACP synthase II: protein MNRRVVITGMGAVTPLGNNVKDFWEGISSGKNGIARITHFDPEVQKAKNGGEVKDFVFHDKKEARRTDLYSQYGVTAAKEAMEDSGLISGENIDPDRLSVLVGSGIGGIMTLESEVFKAAEKGTVSRVSPFLVTSVIGNILAGNIAIECNATGSCIGIVTACATGTQAIGEAYRSIKHGYTDAVIAGASEAPFAPVCFSGFANMTALSTREDADRCSTPFDKERDGFVMGEGAGIVILEDYEHAVSRGAKIYAEVVGYGTTCDAHHVTMPSPDGSGAAKAMEQAIAEAGIEPSEVSYINAHGTSTPYNDLFETRAIKKVFGEAAYKVPVSSTKSMIGHMLGAAGVVEAIICVNAMRDGIIPPTINYQFPDEELDLDYVPNIARKQELTYTMSNSFGFGGHNGVLLLKRFEK from the coding sequence ATGAATAGAAGAGTAGTAATTACAGGAATGGGAGCTGTAACTCCCCTTGGAAATAATGTAAAGGATTTCTGGGAAGGAATCAGCAGCGGAAAAAATGGAATTGCAAGAATTACCCATTTTGATCCGGAAGTTCAAAAGGCTAAAAATGGCGGAGAGGTAAAAGATTTTGTTTTTCATGATAAGAAGGAAGCAAGAAGAACGGATCTTTACTCACAGTACGGTGTTACCGCAGCCAAAGAGGCCATGGAAGACAGCGGACTGATCAGCGGTGAGAACATTGACCCGGATCGTCTAAGCGTGCTTGTTGGTTCAGGCATCGGCGGTATTATGACGCTGGAAAGCGAAGTTTTCAAGGCGGCAGAGAAAGGTACTGTATCTAGAGTATCTCCATTTTTGGTAACCTCCGTCATCGGAAATATCCTGGCGGGAAATATCGCCATTGAATGTAACGCAACAGGTAGCTGTATCGGAATCGTAACAGCTTGCGCTACCGGTACTCAGGCCATCGGTGAAGCATATCGCTCAATCAAGCACGGATACACCGACGCAGTGATTGCAGGAGCTTCGGAGGCACCATTTGCACCGGTCTGCTTCTCCGGATTTGCCAATATGACAGCGCTGTCCACAAGAGAGGATGCGGATCGCTGTTCCACACCCTTTGACAAAGAAAGAGACGGATTTGTAATGGGTGAGGGTGCAGGAATCGTAATTCTGGAGGATTATGAGCATGCAGTTTCCAGAGGGGCAAAAATCTACGCAGAAGTAGTAGGCTACGGCACTACCTGTGATGCACACCATGTGACCATGCCCAGTCCTGACGGTTCAGGAGCTGCAAAGGCAATGGAACAGGCCATTGCGGAAGCCGGAATTGAACCGTCTGAAGTCAGCTATATCAATGCCCACGGAACCAGCACCCCTTATAATGACCTCTTTGAAACAAGAGCCATTAAGAAGGTATTCGGCGAAGCGGCTTACAAAGTTCCTGTCAGCTCAACAAAGAGCATGATCGGGCACATGCTGGGTGCAGCCGGGGTGGTAGAAGCAATCATATGTGTCAATGCCATGCGGGATGGAATCATTCCTCCCACCATCAATTATCAGTTCCCCGATGAGGAGCTTGATCTGGACTACGTACCGAATATTGCCAGAAAGCAGGAGCTAACCTATACCATGTCCAATTCTTTCGGATTCGGCGGGCACAACGGCGTTCTGCTATTAAAGAGGTTTGAGAAGTGA
- a CDS encoding MarR family transcriptional regulator yields MDIAKKLNSILVNLFNSVLKMEEEAIKNSSKHNLSITEVHTLAAIGTGKPKTMTQVAATLKINVSTLTTAINKLVDKKYVNRFRVPEDRRIVKIELTEDGVEAVQEHEEFHRAMINQVITELNEEEQAILVQSLDNIHDFFKRQRLKSVSGDGPRELQPLALGDVTIPVPVFQGGMGIGVSLSGLASAVARCGGVGVISAAQIGFREPDFYTNPKEANIRALKKNIREAKEAVKDVIGKGLIAVNLMCASRNYDDFVKASVEAGVDMIISGAGLPTSLPGLVKNSKVKIVPIVSSARAAALIIKSWTKKYNRVPDAILFEGPKAGGHLGFKEEQLEDAQEHFYETIMEIKEEIEDLQDCPLIVAGGIYTKEDLQKALAYGADGVQMGTRFVTTEECDVHPNFKQAYLNAKEEDMVVIKSPVGMPGRAIRTPFTERVEVGRIPPEKCNRCLVPCKAEEAPYCITQALINAANGDIDHGLVFSGSNAYRAEKIETVEDIFRELTGKD; encoded by the coding sequence ATGGATATCGCGAAGAAATTAAACAGTATATTGGTGAACCTTTTTAATAGCGTGCTTAAGATGGAGGAAGAAGCGATCAAGAATTCCTCCAAGCATAACCTGTCCATCACAGAAGTTCATACCCTTGCCGCCATCGGCACAGGGAAGCCGAAAACGATGACCCAGGTTGCGGCTACTCTTAAGATCAATGTGAGCACGCTGACCACCGCCATTAATAAGCTGGTGGATAAAAAGTATGTAAACCGCTTTCGCGTTCCTGAGGATCGAAGGATTGTTAAAATTGAATTAACGGAGGACGGTGTTGAAGCCGTTCAGGAGCACGAGGAGTTTCATAGAGCGATGATCAATCAGGTCATCACAGAATTAAATGAGGAGGAACAGGCGATTTTGGTACAGTCACTAGATAATATTCATGACTTCTTCAAGAGGCAGAGATTGAAGTCCGTAAGCGGCGACGGGCCGCGGGAACTTCAACCCTTGGCGCTTGGTGATGTTACCATACCCGTCCCTGTTTTTCAGGGTGGAATGGGTATTGGAGTATCTCTTTCCGGGCTGGCTTCGGCTGTCGCGCGATGCGGAGGCGTAGGCGTGATTTCAGCAGCACAGATTGGATTTAGAGAACCGGATTTTTATACAAATCCTAAGGAAGCCAACATTAGGGCCCTGAAAAAAAATATAAGAGAAGCAAAAGAAGCGGTTAAGGATGTGATCGGCAAAGGGCTCATTGCTGTCAATCTGATGTGCGCCAGCAGGAATTATGACGACTTTGTAAAAGCTTCCGTTGAAGCGGGGGTGGATATGATCATCTCCGGTGCAGGACTTCCAACGTCCCTTCCCGGCCTTGTAAAGAACAGTAAGGTAAAGATTGTTCCCATCGTATCCTCCGCAAGAGCGGCAGCTCTGATCATAAAGAGCTGGACCAAAAAGTACAATCGGGTGCCGGATGCGATCCTCTTTGAGGGGCCCAAGGCTGGAGGCCACCTGGGATTCAAGGAAGAACAGCTGGAAGATGCCCAGGAACATTTCTATGAGACCATCATGGAGATCAAAGAGGAAATTGAGGATCTGCAGGATTGCCCCCTCATTGTAGCAGGCGGCATTTATACAAAGGAAGATCTCCAGAAGGCATTGGCATATGGAGCGGACGGTGTGCAGATGGGAACTCGTTTTGTAACGACAGAGGAATGTGATGTCCATCCGAATTTCAAGCAGGCTTATCTGAATGCAAAGGAAGAGGATATGGTTGTCATCAAAAGCCCGGTGGGAATGCCCGGAAGAGCCATACGAACACCTTTCACCGAGCGGGTTGAGGTTGGTAGAATCCCTCCGGAAAAATGCAACCGCTGCCTAGTTCCCTGCAAAGCGGAGGAAGCTCCTTACTGCATTACGCAGGCTCTGATCAACGCCGCAAACGGAGACATCGATCACGGACTTGTCTTTTCTGGAAGCAATGCTTATAGAGCAGAGAAGATAGAAACAGTTGAGGATATCTTCCGGGAGCTGACAGGGAAAGACTAA
- a CDS encoding 5-formyltetrahydrofolate cyclo-ligase codes for MPDKNEIRKKILERRATLPAEILKRAGGKAAERLLLMEEYENADTVMLYMDFRNEVPTNEIIELIRSSDKKLLLPYISDDFRMIAYAIPKEGPLENCLIISKYGIAEPNPERCKEADPNSIDLIIVPGTVFDQFENRIGCGKGCYDRYLAQLPAKAFKLALAYDFQVLQCIPADPTDVRMDKIMTLSTNEER; via the coding sequence ATGCCAGACAAAAATGAAATACGAAAAAAAATTTTGGAAAGAAGAGCGACTTTACCTGCCGAAATCCTAAAGAGAGCCGGAGGGAAGGCAGCTGAAAGGCTTCTGCTGATGGAGGAATATGAAAACGCGGATACGGTCATGCTCTACATGGATTTCCGCAATGAAGTGCCCACCAATGAGATCATAGAGCTTATACGGAGCTCAGATAAGAAGCTGCTGCTCCCTTATATAAGCGATGATTTCCGAATGATCGCTTATGCGATACCAAAAGAGGGTCCTCTTGAGAACTGTTTGATTATCTCGAAATATGGAATTGCAGAGCCAAATCCGGAACGCTGCAAAGAAGCGGATCCAAACTCCATCGACTTGATCATTGTACCCGGTACGGTCTTCGATCAGTTTGAAAATCGAATCGGCTGTGGGAAAGGCTGCTATGATCGCTATCTCGCACAGCTTCCCGCAAAAGCCTTTAAACTTGCACTTGCTTATGATTTTCAGGTGCTGCAATGCATTCCCGCAGACCCAACGGACGTCAGAATGGATAAGATCATGACCTTGAGTACCAATGAGGAACGCTGA
- the fabG gene encoding 3-oxoacyl-[acyl-carrier-protein] reductase, translating to MLKGKSAIITGGVRGIGKAVAEEFCRQGANVLLCYRSNEEAAKNTAEELRQYGTKVELIKGDVSDPAHADEAVKYAQSIFGRVDILVNNAGITNDKLMMRMSADDFDTVIRANLNGSFYFLKAASAVMIKQKGGRIINLSSIVGVRGNAGQVNYSASKAGIIGVTLSAAKELGKRGITVNAVAPGFIETDMTHVLTEDQKKAMTGAISLGRVGSASDVANAVAFLASDQAAYITGQILGVDGGMSI from the coding sequence ATGCTGAAAGGAAAAAGTGCAATTATAACCGGAGGAGTCAGAGGGATCGGAAAGGCGGTTGCAGAGGAATTCTGCAGGCAGGGTGCCAATGTGCTGCTCTGCTATCGGAGCAATGAAGAGGCAGCGAAGAACACCGCCGAAGAGCTTAGACAATACGGCACAAAAGTAGAATTGATCAAAGGCGACGTTTCAGATCCGGCTCATGCTGATGAGGCTGTAAAATATGCACAAAGCATCTTCGGCAGAGTTGATATTCTGGTAAACAATGCTGGAATCACAAATGACAAATTGATGATGAGAATGTCTGCAGATGATTTCGACACAGTAATCCGTGCGAACCTGAACGGAAGCTTTTACTTTTTAAAAGCGGCTTCCGCTGTAATGATCAAACAAAAGGGAGGACGCATCATCAACCTCTCCTCCATTGTAGGGGTACGTGGAAATGCGGGACAGGTGAATTACAGCGCATCTAAGGCGGGAATCATCGGAGTGACCCTGTCTGCAGCAAAGGAACTGGGTAAGCGTGGTATTACAGTAAACGCGGTGGCACCGGGATTCATCGAAACGGATATGACTCATGTTTTGACAGAAGATCAGAAAAAAGCTATGACCGGAGCGATTAGTCTGGGCAGAGTGGGATCTGCTTCCGATGTGGCAAATGCAGTTGCGTTCCTGGCATCGGATCAGGCGGCATACATCACCGGCCAGATTCTTGGCGTAGACGGCGGTATGTCCATATAA
- a CDS encoding molybdopterin-dependent oxidoreductase: MKKLKKMTLNINGADRMFICDPEKDTLATVIRRLGLTGTKVGCGTGVCGSCSLILNGKVIRSCTKKIKTLEEYSTVTTIEGIGTPTHLHPLQVAFMNHGAVQCGFCSPGFIVSAYALLEDNPAPTREDVRDWFQKHRNICRCTGYKQIVNAVMEAAKVLRGECDIEDIKVKLPENKEYYGLPLVRPAALAKVCGVCDYGDDIELKMPESTLHVVMVQPKVAHHAKILKINTEEAEKMPGVYKIITHKDVKGSNRLNFFQFSPRCLATEQTHILLAEDKIFNYGDIVALVAADTKEHAREAAAKVTIDFEQLPEYLNYLEAAMPDAMRIHDDHPNVWSAQPTIKGTGHETPALFDEAPHVVEGSFHSTREPHMPIEGDTVQAYWGDDGMLTVHCKAMAIYANIGDIAEATGVPAEQVRVVQNPTGATFGWGIAGATYSLAAIACMACDDLPVAFSMTYGEFMAFSGKRAPSYTNARLACDEEGKILAAEWDCGLDHGAYNELGDDLTWRPARFMFFPYNVPNVMGLTRVACTNHAYGTAYRGYGSPQAYTASEALMDMMAEKLGLDPFEIRWRNIARPGDLNINSYPFVNYPMEKIMEIMKPIYDKAVERCKAEDTPEKRRGVGIAWGGYNVTEGSADQCTIALELREDGKFVKYDTWQDQGQGGDVGSLQCTLEALKPLGVSIDDIVLIQNDSKYCPDSGATASSRQHYMNSKTSKMAADQLIAAMTKPDGTYRTHAEMVAEGIPTKYEVQYLNPSDPDLCDLDPNTGVGNPTPDFTYAMFLSEVEVDTRTGKTTVISYTCVDDVGVIGNIDSVNGQAYGGLSHCIGFALSENYDDVKKHNNPLGAGIPTIKDIPDDFNIIHLVTPREKNPFGSSGASEAFQSAGHMAVINAIYNACGVRIYELPASPEKVKAGLEKLANGETINPPKKYFLGSDFYEEMEYIKNNPV; this comes from the coding sequence ATGAAAAAACTAAAAAAGATGACGCTGAACATCAACGGCGCAGACAGAATGTTCATCTGCGATCCGGAGAAAGACACGCTGGCTACAGTGATTCGGAGACTGGGACTCACCGGAACAAAAGTTGGCTGCGGTACGGGAGTTTGCGGATCATGTTCATTGATCCTCAATGGCAAGGTAATCCGTTCTTGTACCAAGAAAATAAAAACTTTGGAAGAATATAGCACGGTAACGACCATTGAAGGAATCGGAACTCCAACCCATCTTCACCCACTGCAGGTCGCTTTCATGAATCATGGTGCGGTACAGTGCGGATTCTGTTCCCCCGGTTTTATCGTGTCAGCCTATGCGCTACTTGAGGATAATCCGGCACCTACCAGAGAGGATGTCAGAGATTGGTTCCAGAAACATAGAAACATCTGTAGATGTACCGGGTACAAGCAAATCGTAAATGCAGTAATGGAAGCCGCAAAGGTTCTTCGTGGTGAATGTGATATCGAAGATATTAAAGTAAAGCTGCCGGAAAACAAAGAGTACTATGGGCTTCCGCTGGTACGGCCTGCGGCGCTGGCCAAGGTCTGCGGCGTTTGTGACTATGGTGATGATATCGAACTTAAGATGCCTGAGAGCACCCTTCACGTCGTAATGGTCCAGCCTAAGGTTGCTCATCATGCGAAGATCCTGAAAATCAACACTGAGGAAGCTGAAAAGATGCCCGGTGTCTATAAGATCATTACTCATAAGGACGTAAAAGGCTCCAACCGGCTGAATTTCTTCCAGTTCTCGCCCCGTTGCCTCGCGACAGAACAGACCCATATTCTCCTTGCCGAAGACAAGATCTTTAACTACGGAGATATCGTAGCCCTCGTTGCAGCGGATACAAAAGAGCATGCGAGAGAGGCAGCTGCAAAGGTCACCATAGATTTCGAACAGCTCCCCGAATACCTGAATTATCTGGAAGCTGCTATGCCTGATGCCATGCGCATCCATGATGACCATCCAAATGTATGGTCTGCTCAGCCTACCATAAAAGGAACGGGACATGAAACACCAGCCCTTTTTGATGAAGCACCACACGTTGTAGAAGGAAGCTTTCACTCAACCAGAGAGCCTCATATGCCCATAGAAGGGGATACGGTGCAGGCTTACTGGGGTGATGACGGAATGCTCACTGTTCACTGCAAAGCTATGGCGATCTACGCAAATATTGGGGATATCGCAGAAGCCACAGGTGTGCCTGCAGAGCAGGTTAGAGTGGTGCAGAATCCGACGGGCGCAACCTTTGGATGGGGTATTGCGGGAGCGACATATTCCTTGGCAGCAATCGCGTGCATGGCTTGCGACGATCTTCCGGTAGCATTCTCTATGACCTACGGAGAATTTATGGCGTTTTCCGGTAAGCGAGCACCTTCCTATACCAATGCACGTCTGGCTTGTGATGAAGAGGGTAAGATTCTTGCGGCAGAATGGGACTGCGGATTGGATCACGGAGCGTACAACGAGCTGGGAGATGACCTGACTTGGAGACCTGCAAGATTCATGTTCTTCCCTTACAACGTACCAAACGTTATGGGGTTGACGAGAGTTGCCTGCACCAACCACGCTTACGGAACGGCATATAGAGGCTACGGTTCTCCTCAGGCATACACTGCATCAGAAGCGCTGATGGACATGATGGCGGAAAAGCTTGGCCTGGATCCATTTGAAATTCGGTGGAGAAATATCGCAAGACCGGGAGATTTGAATATTAACAGCTATCCCTTCGTAAACTATCCGATGGAAAAGATTATGGAGATCATGAAACCGATCTATGATAAGGCGGTGGAACGATGCAAGGCTGAGGACACCCCGGAAAAGAGAAGGGGTGTGGGAATCGCATGGGGCGGATACAATGTAACAGAAGGCAGTGCGGACCAGTGCACCATTGCCCTTGAGCTTCGTGAGGACGGAAAGTTTGTAAAGTATGACACCTGGCAGGATCAAGGCCAGGGCGGAGACGTAGGCTCACTTCAGTGTACACTGGAAGCGCTGAAGCCGCTGGGTGTTTCAATTGACGACATCGTTCTGATCCAGAATGACAGCAAATATTGCCCGGACTCCGGTGCGACAGCATCCTCCAGGCAGCACTATATGAACAGCAAGACTTCAAAGATGGCGGCAGACCAGCTCATCGCAGCTATGACCAAGCCGGACGGCACCTACAGAACACATGCGGAAATGGTAGCTGAAGGTATCCCTACCAAGTACGAGGTACAGTATCTGAATCCAAGTGATCCCGATCTTTGCGATCTGGACCCCAATACTGGTGTAGGAAACCCAACCCCCGACTTCACCTATGCGATGTTCCTCTCAGAGGTGGAGGTAGACACGAGAACTGGAAAGACTACAGTAATCAGCTATACCTGTGTTGATGATGTAGGTGTGATCGGAAACATCGATTCCGTCAACGGTCAGGCATATGGCGGATTGTCCCACTGCATCGGCTTTGCGCTGTCCGAGAATTATGATGACGTAAAGAAGCATAACAATCCTCTGGGAGCCGGAATTCCTACAATCAAGGATATCCCGGACGATTTCAATATCATCCATTTGGTAACGCCTCGTGAAAAGAACCCCTTCGGTTCCTCCGGTGCGTCGGAAGCCTTCCAGTCAGCGGGTCATATGGCAGTAATTAACGCCATTTATAATGCCTGCGGCGTAAGAATTTACGAGCTTCCCGCATCACCTGAGAAAGTAAAAGCAGGGCTTGAAAAGCTGGCAAACGGTGAAACGATCAACCCGCCTAAAAAATACTTCTTGGGTTCGGATTTCTATGAGGAAATGGAATATATCAAGAACAATCCGGTTTAA
- a CDS encoding beta-hydroxyacyl-ACP dehydratase — translation MILNRDQIQEIIPHRDPFLLIDEIVEMEIGKRVVAIKYVKEEEYYFKGHFPQEKVMPGVLIVEALAQAGAVAILSMEEHRGKIAYFGGIKEAKFRQKVFPGDTLRLEVELDRMRSKAGFGKAVAYLGDKVACKCEIMFAIGS, via the coding sequence GTGATATTAAACAGAGACCAAATACAGGAAATCATACCCCATAGAGATCCGTTCCTGCTCATCGATGAAATCGTTGAGATGGAAATCGGAAAGCGGGTAGTTGCAATAAAATATGTAAAAGAGGAAGAATACTATTTTAAAGGTCACTTTCCTCAGGAAAAGGTCATGCCCGGTGTGCTCATTGTGGAAGCGCTGGCTCAGGCCGGTGCTGTTGCAATCCTTTCCATGGAAGAGCATCGCGGCAAGATTGCATATTTCGGCGGGATCAAGGAAGCGAAATTTCGCCAGAAGGTGTTTCCCGGTGATACCCTACGTCTTGAAGTGGAGCTGGATCGCATGAGAAGCAAGGCAGGATTCGGAAAGGCTGTGGCGTATCTGGGAGACAAAGTCGCATGTAAGTGCGAGATCATGTTTGCCATCGGATCATAG